A single genomic interval of Carettochelys insculpta isolate YL-2023 chromosome 16, ASM3395843v1, whole genome shotgun sequence harbors:
- the LOC142021710 gene encoding LITAF domain-containing protein-like codes for MACEKRDDTTPIALVEANSAPYALNENSCCPSAPPYSCQTPPTPVETVCVVSQPPVIVTGLFMDKPTATICPSCRQPITTETVHKPGKLTFLLCSAMCCFGCNFGCCFVPFFMKRFKDVEHYCPSCRFHIYRYNRL; via the exons ATGGCGTGTGAGAAGAGAGATGATACCACTCCAATTGCTCTAGTTGAAGCTAACTCAGCACCCTATGCACTGAACG AGAACTCTTGTTGCCCTTCTGCCCCACCTTATTCATGCCAGACACCACCTACTCCTGTTG AAACAGTCTGTGTGGTGTCTCAGCCTCCAGTCATTGTAACGGGGCTCTTTATGGACAAGCCAACAGCAACAATATGTCCAAGCTGTCGCCAACCCATTACCACAGAGACTGTCCACAAGCCGGGTAAACTGACTTTCCTCCTGTGCAGTGCCATGTGTTGTTTTGG GTGCAATTTCGGCTGCTGCTTCGTCCCTTTCTTCATGAAAAGGTTCAAGGATGTAGAGCATTACTGCCCAAGCTGCCGTTTTCATATCTACCGATACAATAGGCTATAG